In the Alistipes provencensis genome, CAAAGCCCTGCAGCAACCGTCAGTATGGCTATATATTTCTTTTTCATAATTATGCTTGCATTGTAGGGTTATCGAATCTTGACAGACAGCGCGGCCCCGAAGAAGAAGGTCTTTTCGTTGCGCCGGGTGTACTTGCCCGGATAGACCTTGCTTTCCCAGATCGGCGTGCTGCGGAACATGTTGTTGGCGAAGAACGAAATGCGCATGAAGTTGCGGATTTCCTTGGTCAGATTGATGTTGATGCAGAGCATCGGGGGCATCGAACCTTCGCGGATCAACCGGCGGTTGTCGAGGCGTGAGCGCATGTCTACGGCTTGGAACTCCTCCTCCCCGATGCGCGAAGCGTCGAAATCGTATACCCGGCCGTCCAGACGCGAGATGTACTTCACGGGGATTGAGTCGTTGCCGTAGGTGGTGTACGAATGTTCCTGCCACTTGACGCTGGCTGTCAGGGTCACGACGAAGCCGATGCGCGGAATGTTGTGCGTGATGCGCAGGTTGGTGGTGGTCGCCTCCGCGTGCTCCGTCTTGTTGCCCGGTTCGAAAACGCCCATGTGGGGATAGGAGCCCGCTACGGTATTGCCTGTCGTATGGTTGTCGAACGTGTAGTAGTTCTTCCACGACTTGTACTGCGTCCAGCTTCCGTTCAGGCCGAACGAGGTGCGGATGGAGTTGATGCGTCCGAAGTCGATGTCGAACTCGACGCCCCGGCTTTCGTAGGCGAAGTAGTTGGTCGGAGTCGAATACTGGAGCAGGATCTTGTCCGACGACTTGAGCGAAAGTTCGGGCATATCCGTTTCATTGGCCGGTTTGGCCGCCGAATACTGGTTGTAGTCCACGCACTTGAACGTGTCGAACGTCGGGCTGGTCATATAGCCGTTGTGGGTCTTGTCCTCGAAATAGGTGACCGAACCGCGCACCTGTCCGATCTTGAAGTCGGCGCCGACCTCCCATTTGGTGGTTTTGGCCAGTTTGAGGTTCGGATTCTCCGCCGAATAGACGTGCGTCGTGGCGATCTGGAACTTCTGGGCGTCGCTGAAACCGCTTGCCGTCGTGTTGTCGAAGTTCAGAATGTCGAAATAGGCATTGTCGGGGTGGAGATAACCCAGCGAGGGGGCTTTGTATGTGATGCCGTAACCGCCGCGGATGCTCAGTTTTTCGGGAATCAGGTCATACGAGGCGTTGACGCGGGGCGCAACGCCTCCGTCCATGTCGTAAACGTGGTCATAGCGGACGCCGGCGACGATTTCCAGCCTGCGGTGCAGGATGTCCGTCGAAAAATGCTCCTCGGCGTAGAGGCTGAACTGGTGCATGAACGGCACGTCGCTGAAGGCACGTTCACGCTGGGTGGTGAAGTTGGTGTTGACCACCCGACGCGGCGGATTTTCCGGGTCGAATACCTTGCCTTCGCCCAGATTGCCCGTAGCGCGGTACTCGCCGCCGACGATCAGCCGGTGGTGCGTGCGTCCCAAGTCGCCGGCGAAGTTGGCCGCCAGTTGTACGAAGGTGTTCAGCTCCTTGCCGTAGATATCGTATTCCGCCGTGTAGTCCGAGGGCAGACGCCACGCCTTGCCGTTCTTGTCCGCATCGGGGATGTTCGTGATTTTCGTACCGTCGGACAGGAAAATGTCCCGCCCGGGAATGCTCGAAAGAATGGCCCCGTCGGTTTTCGAGGTGGAGTAGGTCCAGTCGGAGTTGGTGGCGAATTCCGACCGGTAGGTCTTTTTGTCCGTATAGTTCGCCGAGACGGTGTACCGGAGGTTCTTGAACCAGTTCCTGTTGAAGTTGAACGAGCCGTTGGTGTTGAAACGCAGTCCCAAATCGCGCTGGGTCATTACGTCCAGATCGCGTTTGTCGTCGGGGTTGGGCTCGGCCTTGTCCTTGGTGTAGAAAAAGTTCATCGAGGTGTTGGTCGACCATTTTCCCACGGTGTTCGAGTAGCTGACACGTCCCGTTACCCGATTATAGGTGTCGTATCCTTCGGTAGGGTCGTTCTGGGCAAAGGTATAGTCGACGCCGTAGTTGAGTACGCCGGCCCTGTCGCCGAGACCTACGCCGTGCGATGCGGAGGCCATGTAGACATTGGGATTGATGTCCAACTGGATCGACAGCGGAGCGCGTCCGGCCTTGCTGTTGACGATGACGGCGCCCGATGCGATGTCGCCGTATTGGGCCGATGCGATACCCCGGATCACCTCCACCGATTCGATGTTGCTGGTGGTGATGGTTCGCATGTCGACGCCCGAATTGGGAGTGGAGATGCTGGGTCCGGCATTGGCGCCCAACGACAACGACAGGGTTTGCATGTTGGCGTTGTTCGAAACGGGGGCGCCGTCCATGATGATGGCCGTACCGAAACTCTGGCCGTTGCGGATGGAGAACGTGCCGACTTTCTTGAGCGCTATCTCTTCGGAGGTGCGCGTATCGGCACCCGGGAGCAGCGACATGATGTCGGCCAGCGAGGTGGCCTGAATGTGCTCCATGGCCGATTTGGAGATCTTCGATGCGGTTGCCGCACCGGTCTTTTTCGACTCGGCCGACACCACGACATTCTCCAGATAGAACGACGTGGCCTTCAGAATGAATTTGAGGGAGTCCCGGGCGGGAAGCTGGATCGTTTGCGAGAGGGGCTCATAGCCCAAGGAACTGATTTCGACCTTGTATTTTCCCGGGTTTGATAATTGGATTTCGAACCGACCTTTGACGTCGGTGGTTGTCGCTACACCGATCTCAGGCAGGGAGACAACGGCATAGGCCAGCGGGGTGGTTTTGGAAATTCCCCCCCCCTCGGTTTCCGAGGCCAGCACTGTGCCGTTAAACGAGACCTTTCCTTTGCTCTGCGCCGACAAAGAAGCGGCACTGCAAAGTATCAGAATACTCGTTAATACACTCAATTTGGCAATAACCTTCATAAGCTATCGAGTTTTGGGTTAATAAATGGAACCTATCAGGTGCAAAAAGGTAAATTTGCCCCTGTATAGATCCGAGAATCATTGTGAATATCTCGGGTGCAATATAATGAAAAAAAATTAATAACTGTTCGAAAGTGCGCTTTTTTCAAGCAGATTGTTTTCTGGTTTTGAATGTCGCTGCATATCATCGATCATGCAGCAGAGCGCATTTTTAGATTGGAAGTTGCTGACTCATTGAGGTGTTTTGAACCGGTTTCATCATCAGGGCATAATCTTGATTCCATACCTTATATAATATGGATGATGGATTTTTATTTATATAAATCTTATAATTTTGTCGTAATGCCTATGATTTGGTTTCAAATTGTAAGTATTTTTGCGGTATTTGGTGCCGCAACGATACTTTCATGGGGCGCACCGTTTCTCCGTACCGCATCCGATTCGATTTTTTCTTATCTTTGTATTTCGTAAAGTCGCAAAAAGATGCTGAAAAGTCGCTGCTGCCTGCTGTTTCTTCTGCTGCCGAGCCTGCAGGCTGCGGCTCAGTCTCCCGACGACGAATACTATCCCTATGCCGAACGTGAGGAGCGGCGCGAAGTGCTCACGACCGATTCCGCGATCTTCTACCGCGCCGTGCAGGGCGTTTCGGACCTCTACGGCGACCATACCGATTTCAATCTGCCGCAGGTGGCCCACAAGCGTCGCGGGCTGGACTACCGCGCCGCGCGCACGTCGCTCTCGGGCGTGGACCTGCCGTACCGTTATCTTTCGCTCCTGCGTCTGCTGGGGGCCGGGGAGGAGCGCTACGCAGGACTTGCTCCGGTGCCCGGGGAGTGGGGCCCTGCGGGCGGTGTGAGGCTGTTCCGGTTTCCGGAAGGGGAGTCGTTGCAACCTTACCTCGCCTCGGTGCGCTTCACCGACCGCAACTACCTTTTCGGGGCCAAAGTAGCCGCCGCGAAGACTCTCGGCGACGGATGGAGCCTTTCGGCCGCTGCCGATGCCCGCACGGGCCGCGACATGCACGTCGAAGGGGTCTTCACCAACGCCCTGACCGCCGGGCTGCGCCTTGCCAAACGTTTTGGCGAAGGGCATGAACTCGCCCTGCTCTGTATCGTGCCGCCCTCGACGCGGGGCACGCGCCTCTCCTCCTCCGAGGAAGCCTTTTCGCTGACGGGCGACCGCCTCTACAACCCGGCGTGGGGTTTTCAGGACGGCCGGGTCCGCAACTCCCGGGTGCGGCGCGAGACGATCCCGCTGGCCGTTGTCACTTATGAGGTTCCGCTGTCGCCCGCGACCTCGCTCACGGCGGCGTTCGGCGCCGAAGCGGGCGTTTCGAAATACAGCATGCTCGACTGGTACGACGCCCGGACGCCGATGCCCGACAACTACCGCTACCTGCCCAGCTATGCCGGGGACCGGGAGACCGAGCTGGCGTGGCGTTCGAACGACACGCACTATACGCAGGTCGACTGGGACGAGCTGATCCGCCGCAACCGCATGGCCGCCGGACACGCGGTCTATGCGCTGGAGGACCGTGCCGAGCGGCTTTGCAATCTCTCGGCGAACGCCCTCCTGACCACCGATGTCGACGGCCGGCTGACGCTCCGTTACGGCGTTGCCCTCCGCCGCGAAAATACGCGCTCCTACCGGCAGATGCGCGATCTGCTGGGTGCGGAGTACATCACCGACATCGACCGTTTCCTCGTCGATGACGACACCTACAGCAACCTGCTGCAAAACGATCTGCGGCATCCCGACCGCACGATCCGCGCGGGCGACCGCTTCGGCTACGACTATACGCTCACCGCCCGCACGGCCCTGATCCACGCACAGGCCGACTACCGCGCCGACCGTTTCCGGGCGGATCTCTCCGCCGAATTGGGCAGCGGGGCGGTCAGCCGCCGGGGCCACTACGAGAAGGAGCTCTTTCCCGGAGCGCAGTCCTACGGCCGTTCGCGGGTGATGCGCTTCACGCCCTATGCCTTCCGGGCCCTTGCCGGCTGGGCTTTCACGCCGCGCTGCTACCTCGAAGCCGCCGTGCAGGCCGACGCCCGGATGCCCGAAGCGGAGAACCTCTTTTACCAACCTCTCTATAACAACCGCACGGTCGACAATCCCGTGCCCGAACGTACCTATGCCGCCGAACTCGGCTGGCGCTTCACGGGACCCGTTCTGGACTTGCAGGCGACGGTTTTCGCGGTGCTGACGCTCGACGGCACCGAGACGCGCCGCTATTACGACGACATGGCCTCGGTCTACTGCGACATGGCCGTCACGGGGATCGGACGCCTCTCCTACGGCATCGAGGCCGCCGCCGATATCCGCTTGTCCTACCGCTGGCGGTTGTCGCTGGCAGCCTCGGCAGGGCGTTACAAATACGCCCGCGACCCGGTCGTCACGGTGCTCTCCGACGTGGATAATTCGGCAGTCGACCTGCGCGCCGTCAGCCGCATGGGAGGTTGTGAGACGGGCGGGGCCCCGCAACTGACCGCCACGGCCGAACTGGCATGGTTCGGGTCGAGAGGGTGGGGCTGCCGCGCTTCGGCGGGATATGCCGGGCGGCGCTATGTCGAGCCGATGGCCCTGCGCCGCACCGACCGCATCGCCGGGCAGGGCGGCATCACGCGCGAGGCTTTCGAGGCCTTCACCCGGCAGGAGCGGCTGGCGGATGCCTTCACGCTCGATGCTTCGCTGTTCAAATCCTTTTATTTCGACCGTTCGCGGCTGACCGCGGCGTTGATGCTCCGCAACCTGCTGGGTGACGCCGATACGCCTTACGGCGGTTACGAATCGTTACGCGTGCGCCGCATCCGGCCGGGCGACGATACCCTCTACACGCCCCACGCCACGCGCTGCACCTATGCGTGGCCCCGTTCGTTCTATCTTACAATCTCTTACCGATTCTGACCCGTTGGTAAAAAAACGTCCGATTTTTTTGGATTTTACCGCGAAATTCGTATTTTGTAGGGGCGAAAGAACCCTAAAACTTCCAAAACCATGATTATCGGTATTCCAAAAGAGATCAAGAACAATGAGAATCGCATTGCTCTTACCCCTGCGGGCGCTCAGGAGCTCGTGAAGCGGGGCCACAAGGTTTATGTGCAGGCTGCGGCCGGTGTAAACAGCGGTTTTACCGATGATGATTATATAGGTGTGGGGGCCGAGATGCTCCCCACGATCGAAGAGGTCTATGCCCGGGCCGAAATGATTATCAAGGTCAAGGAGCCCATCGCCCCCGAGTACAAGCTCATCCGCCGCGACCAGTTGGTCTTCACCTATTTCCATTTTGCCAGCAGCGAACCCCTCACGCGGGCGATGGTCGACAGCGGGGCGGTCTGCTGCGCCTATGAGACCGTCGAACGCGCCGACCGTTCGCTGCCGCTGCTGATCCCGATGTCGGAGGTCGCGGGCCGCATGGCGGCGCAGGAGGGGCGTTATTTCCTCGAAAAACCCCGCGGCGGCAAAGGCGTCCTGCTGGGCGGTGTCCCGGGTGTGAAACCCGCCAAGGTCTTCGTGATCGGTGCCGGGGTGGTCGGTACGGCCGCTGCGCGCACGGCCGCCGGAACGGGCGCCGACGTCACGATCTGCGATATCTCGCTGCAACGGCTGACCTATCTGGCCGACGTGATGCCCAAGAACGTCAAGACGCTGATGTCCTCCGAATACAACATCCGTCAGGAGCTCAAGCACGCCGATCTGGTGATCGGCTCGGTGCTGATTCCGGGCGCCAAAGCCCCGAAACTCGTCACGCGCGACATGCTGAAAGATATGGAGCCCGGTACGGTGATGGTCGACGTGGCCATCGATCAGGGCGGCTGTTTCGAAACCTCGCGCCCCACCACGCACGAAGACCCCGTCTACTATGTCGACGGGATGCTCCACTACTGCGTGGCCAATATTCCGGGCGCCGTGCCCCGCACTTCGACCCTCGCGCTCACCAACGCCACGCTTCCTTATGCCATTCAACTGGCCGACAAAGGCTGGCGCCGCGCCGCGAAGGAGAATCCCGAGCTGGCACTGGGCCTGAACATCGTCGGCGGCCGGGTGGTCTGCAAACCCGTGGCCGACGCTTGGGGGCTGCCTTACGAGCCGCTGGCGTTGTAACGCCGTCGTTCTGCGATCCTTACTGCGGTCTTCCGGACCGTCGATAGTCCGGAAAGCCGCCGTAATGTCGTAAATCGTAAAATATTGCCCGAAAATTCGTCATCATTATTTTTGAAATTCTTGAATAATTTGTATATTTGCAAGTAAGCGAGTGGGTTACGACATTCGTTTTTGTTTCAAACCGTGTGAAAACGGGTTGAAATATCGCGTGATTCTTAGGAATACGGCGGATTTTCATTACAGATCGTAACAAAAGGGTCCCGAAATCAAAGGACGTGTCCCGGGACTGACATGGCGGCAGGCAATTAGGTTCCTTATATTATATTAGGTACGAGGTTCGGCGGTGTTCGGGTGTTCCCGGATACAGGGTGCCGGGCGACGGTTTCCCGTATCGACTGAATATAGAGCGCTGCCTCAGAAACCGGGCGGCAATAAAAAACAAGAGTCATGAAACAAATCGCCAAGAACCTTTCCTTCGCAGGGATGTTGCTGCTCGTCGGCTTCTTTGCGTCGTGCAAGGACGATGAGGATCCCATCAAGGATCTGACTGTCAAAATTCCCCCCCCCTCGCGGGAGAATATGTCATTGAACAGGGGCAGAGTTTAGAAATCCCCTTTACGGTAGGTGAGGCGAAGAACGCCGAACTGACCGCCACGGCAACGCCCGACAAGACCGAATACACGGTCGCAGCGACTCTTTCCGCATCCGATCCCGGATCGGGAGTCATCACGGTAACGGCACCCGATCTCATCCTTTCTCCCGTTACCGTCACCATCACCCTCAAGGTCGACGATTCCAAGACACAGCGTTCCGCAACCGGGACGGTGACCGTATCCTCGAAACTCATCGACGGATTCACCGAGATCACCACCCCCGCCAACTGCTATATAGCAGCTCCCGGAGCCCTTGTGAAATTCCCCGCAAATATCGGCAACACGACCGAAAAAGCCGCTTTCAAGACGGCTGAACTCCTGTGGCAGGACGCCGCAGGACTGGTCGAACAACTCATAGCCGCCCCTGAAGAGAACTGCGTGTATGCAATTCTCAAATCAGGTGTGAGCGGTAACGCCGTCGTCGCCGTCAAGAACGCCGACGGAGCCGTCGTGTGGAGCTACCACCTCTGGGTGGCCGATTTCGATCCCGATGCCAGCGTCATGACTTGGACCGATGCCGATGGCGGCGTCACCTATAAGATGATGGACCGCTATGTGGGTGCCGTCAGCAACCAGCCGGGCAGCGATCTTTCCAACGGTCTGTTCTACCAGTGGGGCCGCAAGGACCCGTTCGGCACCTCGAACTACGAGGGCAAGCTGAAAGCCATGTACAATATGGCCGGCGAAGAGGTGACGCGCACGGTCGAGGCTTGCGCCGCCGAGGATAACATTCCCAATTCGATCGCCAATCCGCTGACCCATTATTCGGGTGTGAGCGGCGGCAATTACAGTTGGCTCACGACCGTCAAGGCCAATATCGCCACCGACGCCATGAAGGACCTCTGGGGTGCCGAGTCGGGCACGCAGACCAAGTACGACCCGTGTCCGGCAGGCTGGCGCGTCGCTCCGCAGGCCGCTTGGAAATTCTATAACGATGCCGATGTGACCAAAGAGATCGTCTTTGCCGCCGGTGTCGAGTCGCCTGCGAACAAGGATCAGTTGGGACGCAATGTCTCGACCGACGGCACCACGAAATTCTATTTCCCCTCGCAGGGCGAGATCGCCCACGGCGGCGGCTACTCGAACGGTATCGGTACGAACTGGCCCAGCGGCAAAGCATGGTCGTCGACGGTGGATGCGGCCTATTTCCGTTCGTTCGGAACGACGGTTTCGCCGACCTCGGTCAGCTACACGGGCGGATTCTCCCAAGGATACGAACTTCCCGTGCGCTGCGTGAAACTCTGATCGGATTTCAAAATTTTTAAACCCTAATACATATGAATTTAATCAACAAACTCGGCAAGAGTCTGCTTGCCGCATTGCTGCTGACGGGGGCCGCGACCATCGTGTCGTGCGGCTCGGACGATTCGGACGACGGTCCGAAGCTCGGGGAACTGAAAGCGATCTTTTCGTCGGATAATTTCTCGGTCGAGGCCGGCGGAACCGTCTCGCTGCCTTTTACCGTGACCGGAGTCGAGGGAGCCACGCTCGCGCTGAGCGCCACGCCTTCCAATACGGCCGCCACGACAAGTGTCACCAGCGACGCCAACTATGCAGGATCGGTCGAATTCACGGCCCCAGCAATTACCGACGGTGAAAAGATCACCGTGACGCTGACCGTTACCGATAGTAAGAATAACCGCACCACGACGGCCCAGACTTCGGTGACCGTGGGCGCTTCGGAGAAGCTCGCCGTTGCGCTGAGCGCCGACATCAAGTCGATGGCCACCAAACCCGGCGGCTCGTTCGAACTGCCGTTCACGGTGACGGGCATCGGTACGGCAACGGTAGCCTCGGATGTGACCCTGACCGCTACGTCGGGCTGGAACGCCACCTGCGAGTGGGGTTCGGACAAGACCTCGGGCAAGATCAAGGTGACGGCCCCGGCTGCGCTCACCCCGACGCTTGCGCTGTCGATGACCATTTCCGACAACCATAACCGCACCGCGAAACTCGAGGCGACGCTGACGATCGTCGAGATATCGACCGCCGCCAATGCCGCCAACTGTCACATCGTGGCCCCGGGCAGCACGCTGACCATCAAGGCTGTCGAAGGCAACTCGACGACCGAACTCAATTTCAACAACGCCGCGCTCGTATGGCAGGATGCACAAGGCATGGTGAAGTCCGTTTCGGCGAACAGCTCCGAAAAGGTAGTGGTCGTCCAGCTCAACGCCGGAATCGTGGGTAACGCCGTCGTTGCCGCCAAACTCGACGATGTGATCGTCTGGAGCTGGCACGTCTGGGTCACCGACTACGATCCGATGAGCGATCCGTTCGTCTGGACCGATAAATCGACGGGTACGAGCTATACCTTCATGGACCGGAACCTCGGTGCCAAAAATGCCAAGAAATACGATGCAGGTTCGCTCGGCCTGCTCTACCAGTGGGGCCGCAAGGACCCGTTCGTGGGTGCCGACGGTACGGAGTCTTCGGTTTATGTGCTCAAATACGACATCGACGGCAACCG is a window encoding:
- a CDS encoding TonB-dependent receptor produces the protein MLASETEGGGISKTTPLAYAVVSLPEIGVATTTDVKGRFEIQLSNPGKYKVEISSLGYEPLSQTIQLPARDSLKFILKATSFYLENVVVSAESKKTGAATASKISKSAMEHIQATSLADIMSLLPGADTRTSEEIALKKVGTFSIRNGQSFGTAIIMDGAPVSNNANMQTLSLSLGANAGPSISTPNSGVDMRTITTSNIESVEVIRGIASAQYGDIASGAVIVNSKAGRAPLSIQLDINPNVYMASASHGVGLGDRAGVLNYGVDYTFAQNDPTEGYDTYNRVTGRVSYSNTVGKWSTNTSMNFFYTKDKAEPNPDDKRDLDVMTQRDLGLRFNTNGSFNFNRNWFKNLRYTVSANYTDKKTYRSEFATNSDWTYSTSKTDGAILSSIPGRDIFLSDGTKITNIPDADKNGKAWRLPSDYTAEYDIYGKELNTFVQLAANFAGDLGRTHHRLIVGGEYRATGNLGEGKVFDPENPPRRVVNTNFTTQRERAFSDVPFMHQFSLYAEEHFSTDILHRRLEIVAGVRYDHVYDMDGGVAPRVNASYDLIPEKLSIRGGYGITYKAPSLGYLHPDNAYFDILNFDNTTASGFSDAQKFQIATTHVYSAENPNLKLAKTTKWEVGADFKIGQVRGSVTYFEDKTHNGYMTSPTFDTFKCVDYNQYSAAKPANETDMPELSLKSSDKILLQYSTPTNYFAYESRGVEFDIDFGRINSIRTSFGLNGSWTQYKSWKNYYTFDNHTTGNTVAGSYPHMGVFEPGNKTEHAEATTTNLRITHNIPRIGFVVTLTASVKWQEHSYTTYGNDSIPVKYISRLDGRVYDFDASRIGEEEFQAVDMRSRLDNRRLIREGSMPPMLCININLTKEIRNFMRISFFANNMFRSTPIWESKVYPGKYTRRNEKTFFFGAALSVKIR
- a CDS encoding TonB-dependent receptor domain-containing protein; the protein is MLKSRCCLLFLLLPSLQAAAQSPDDEYYPYAEREERREVLTTDSAIFYRAVQGVSDLYGDHTDFNLPQVAHKRRGLDYRAARTSLSGVDLPYRYLSLLRLLGAGEERYAGLAPVPGEWGPAGGVRLFRFPEGESLQPYLASVRFTDRNYLFGAKVAAAKTLGDGWSLSAAADARTGRDMHVEGVFTNALTAGLRLAKRFGEGHELALLCIVPPSTRGTRLSSSEEAFSLTGDRLYNPAWGFQDGRVRNSRVRRETIPLAVVTYEVPLSPATSLTAAFGAEAGVSKYSMLDWYDARTPMPDNYRYLPSYAGDRETELAWRSNDTHYTQVDWDELIRRNRMAAGHAVYALEDRAERLCNLSANALLTTDVDGRLTLRYGVALRRENTRSYRQMRDLLGAEYITDIDRFLVDDDTYSNLLQNDLRHPDRTIRAGDRFGYDYTLTARTALIHAQADYRADRFRADLSAELGSGAVSRRGHYEKELFPGAQSYGRSRVMRFTPYAFRALAGWAFTPRCYLEAAVQADARMPEAENLFYQPLYNNRTVDNPVPERTYAAELGWRFTGPVLDLQATVFAVLTLDGTETRRYYDDMASVYCDMAVTGIGRLSYGIEAAADIRLSYRWRLSLAASAGRYKYARDPVVTVLSDVDNSAVDLRAVSRMGGCETGGAPQLTATAELAWFGSRGWGCRASAGYAGRRYVEPMALRRTDRIAGQGGITREAFEAFTRQERLADAFTLDASLFKSFYFDRSRLTAALMLRNLLGDADTPYGGYESLRVRRIRPGDDTLYTPHATRCTYAWPRSFYLTISYRF
- the ald gene encoding alanine dehydrogenase — its product is MIIGIPKEIKNNENRIALTPAGAQELVKRGHKVYVQAAAGVNSGFTDDDYIGVGAEMLPTIEEVYARAEMIIKVKEPIAPEYKLIRRDQLVFTYFHFASSEPLTRAMVDSGAVCCAYETVERADRSLPLLIPMSEVAGRMAAQEGRYFLEKPRGGKGVLLGGVPGVKPAKVFVIGAGVVGTAAARTAAGTGADVTICDISLQRLTYLADVMPKNVKTLMSSEYNIRQELKHADLVIGSVLIPGAKAPKLVTRDMLKDMEPGTVMVDVAIDQGGCFETSRPTTHEDPVYYVDGMLHYCVANIPGAVPRTSTLALTNATLPYAIQLADKGWRRAAKENPELALGLNIVGGRVVCKPVADAWGLPYEPLAL
- a CDS encoding fibrobacter succinogenes major paralogous domain-containing protein, which produces MTVSSKLIDGFTEITTPANCYIAAPGALVKFPANIGNTTEKAAFKTAELLWQDAAGLVEQLIAAPEENCVYAILKSGVSGNAVVAVKNADGAVVWSYHLWVADFDPDASVMTWTDADGGVTYKMMDRYVGAVSNQPGSDLSNGLFYQWGRKDPFGTSNYEGKLKAMYNMAGEEVTRTVEACAAEDNIPNSIANPLTHYSGVSGGNYSWLTTVKANIATDAMKDLWGAESGTQTKYDPCPAGWRVAPQAAWKFYNDADVTKEIVFAAGVESPANKDQLGRNVSTDGTTKFYFPSQGEIAHGGGYSNGIGTNWPSGKAWSSTVDAAYFRSFGTTVSPTSVSYTGGFSQGYELPVRCVKL